A genome region from Oncorhynchus masou masou isolate Uvic2021 chromosome 14, UVic_Omas_1.1, whole genome shotgun sequence includes the following:
- the LOC135554451 gene encoding glial fibrillary acidic protein-like, with the protein MVLRQDAESNLNAFRQDVDEASLNRVQLERRIDALQDEIAFLKKIHEEELRELQEQLMAQQVHVDVDVSKPDLTAALRDIRVQYESVASSNIQETEEWYRSKFADLTDAATRNADALRLAKQEGNEYRRQLQAMTCDVEALRGTNESLEQQLREMEDRFSVETAGYQDTVGHLEEEIQTLKEGMARHLQEYQDLLNVKLALDIEIATYRKLLEGEESRITVPMQSFSNLQFRETSMDTKFSPEAHVKRSIIVRTVETRDGEIIKESTAERKEIPDSP; encoded by the exons ATGGTTCTTAGACAGGATGCAGAGAGCAACTTGAACGCCTTTAGACAG GATGTGGATGAGGCGTCTCTGAACCGTGTCCAGTTGGAGAGGAGGATAGACGCACTGCAGGATGAGATTGCCTTCCTCAAGAAGATCCACGAGGAA GAGCTGCGTGAGCTGCAGGAGCAGCTGATGGCCCAGCAGGTCCATGTGGATGTGGACGTGTCCAAGCCAGACCTGACCGCTGCTCTGAGGGACATCCGGGTCCAGTATGAGTCCGTGGCCTCCTCGAACATTCAGGAGACGGAGGAGTGGTACCGCTCCAAG TTTGCCGACTTGACCGACGCAGCTACTCGGAATGCAGACGCCTTGCGATTGGCCAAACAGGAGGGCAACGAGTACCGCCGGCAACTCCAGGCCATGACCTGTGATGTGGAGGCGCTCCGTGGAACA AACGAGTCTCTGGAGCAGCAGCTGCGTGAGATGGAGGACCGTTTCTCCGTGGAGACGGCTGGTTACCAGGATACGGTGGGTCATCTGGAGGAGGAGATCCAGACTCTGAAGGAGGGGATGGCCAGACACCTGCAGGAGTACCAGGACCTGCTCAACGTCAAACTGGCCCTGGACATAGAGATCGCTACCTACAGGAAGctgctggagggagaggagagcag gaTCACTGTTCCAATGCAGAGCTTCTCCAACCTGCAGTTCAGAG AGACCAGTATGGACACTAAGTTCTCTCCAGAGGCCCATGTCAAGAGGAGCATCATAGTGCGGACTGTGGAGACTAGAGACGGGGAG ATCATTAAGGAGTCTACagctgagaggaaggagattcCTGACAGTCCTTAA
- the LOC135554450 gene encoding mitogen-activated protein kinase kinase kinase 3-like, which yields MNERQALHSIMKDLVALQMTRRQPGPPYDTGKPKTLPNPAPAKRQDDVRIKFEFSGERRILMFGRPVQFEEIQQKVKTVFGQQLDLHYMNNELSIPLRGQDDLDKAIDLLDRSSKIKSIKILLLTQEQCNASPSPSPSSHHTVSKQVRIKASQSTGDVSTVYQPSEPRGRHLSTSSQNTGRSSPPPGYVPERQQRIARQGSYTSINSEGEFIPESDQCVLDPWSSAENSVSGSCQSLDSSSDSPSLRKSRMHRAKSYPDNRQQENVSDRENHVYDKVVGKGGTYPRRYHVSLHHKDHSEGRRTFPRIRRPQGNLFTLVPSRRSLNGSEESLGSWQLVDKQGRLRPQERPVAHKSPSAPMTWRRGKLLGQGAFGRVYLCYDVDTGRELAAKQVVFDPDSPDTSKVRQQGVPEQYATTQTVFCFYIKVYCSQPGYCNVFMPR from the exons aTGA ATGAGCGTCAGGCTCTCCACTCCATAATGAAGGACCTAGTGGCCCTCCAGATGACGAGGCGCCAGCCTGGGCCCCCTTATGACACAGGGAAACCCAAGACTCTGCCCAACCCTGCCCCTGCTAAGAGACAG GACGATGTCAGAATAAAGTTTGAgttcagtggagagaggag GATACTGATGTTTGGGAGGCCTGTGCAGTTTGAAGAAATCCAACAGAAGGTCAAGACTGTCTTTGGCCAACAGCTTGACTTGCACTATATGAACAATGAG CTGTCCATCCCTCTGCGTGGTCAGGACGACCTGGACAAGGCCATTGACCTGCTGGACCGCAGCTCCAAGATTAAGAGCATCAAGATCTTGCTGCTGACGCAGGAGCAGTGcaat gcgtccccctctccctctccctcttcccaccACACGGTGAGTAAGCAGGTGAGGATCAAAGCTTCCCAGTCCACGGGTGATGTCAGCACAGTGTACCAGCCCTCCGAGCCCAGGGGGCGCCACCTCTCCACCA GCTCTCAGAACACAGGCCGTAGCTCCCCCCCTCCTGGCTATGTCCCTGAGCGGCAGCAGAGGATCGCCCGCCAGGGCTCCTACACCAGCATCAACAGTGAGGGAGAGTTCATCCCAGAGAGCGACCAGTGT GTGCTGGACCCCTGGAGCAGTGCAGAGAACTCTGTCTCAGGAAGCTGCCAGTCGCTGGACAGTAGCTCAGACAG CCCCTCCCTGAGGAAGTCACGCATGCACCGAGCCAAGAGCTACCCTGATAACCGGCAGCAGGAGAACGTCTCTG aCCGGGAGAACCATGTGTATGATAAGGTGGTGGGGAAGGGAGGGACATACCCCCGCAGGTACCATGTCTCCCTGCATCACAAGGACCATAGTGAAG GTCGGAGAACGTTCCCGCGGATCCGTCGCCCCCAGGGTAACCTGTTCACCCTGGTGCCCTCACGGCGCTCCCTCAACGGCAGTGAGGAGAGTCTGGGCAGCTGGCAGCTAGTGGACAAGCAGGGCAGGCTCCGCCCACAGGAGCGCCCTGTCGCACACAAGT CCCCCAGTGCTCCAATGACGTGGAGGCGGGGCAAGCTGCTGGGCCAGGGGGCGTTTGGGAGGGTTTACCTGTGTTACGATGTGGACACGGGACGGGAGCTGGCCGCCAAGCAGGTGGTGTTTGACCCGGACAGTCCTGACACCAGCAAGGTGAGACAGCAGGGGGTGCCGGAACAGTATGCTACGACACAGACTGTTTTCTGCTTTTATATCAAAGTCTACTGTTCACAACCAGGCTACTGTAATGTATTTATGCCAAGATGA